A genomic window from Punica granatum isolate Tunisia-2019 chromosome 2, ASM765513v2, whole genome shotgun sequence includes:
- the LOC116196118 gene encoding protein EARLY RESPONSIVE TO DEHYDRATION 15-like: MGVITGTYPAPPPASSLNPNAPPFVPAAYRAVEDFSEQWWALVQSSPWFRDYWLQERYSDPQLDDFGSDFDDFLLLPEDLDVFDDYDSPNQEDGKKDDCTDLVPIGGFKWRKPKAERPRFAEKAPKIVSAKVSPRMIQQPR; this comes from the exons ATGGGCGTAATTACAGGGACGTACCCAGCACCGCCGCCGGCGTCAAGCCTGAACCCGAACGCCCCGCCGTTCGTGCCGGCGGCGTACCGGGCGGTGGAGGACTTCTCCGAGCAGTGGTGGGCCCTCGTCCAGTCGTCCCCTTGGTTCCGGGACTACTGGCTCCAGGAGCGCTACTCCGACCCCCAGCTGGACGACTTCGGCTCCGATTTCGACgacttcctcctcctccctgaAGACCTGGACGTCTTCGACGATTACGACTCTCCGAACC AGGAGGACGGGAAGAAGGACGATTGCACCGATCTGGTTCCGATCGGGGGGTTCAAATGGAGGAAGCCGAAGGCTGAGAGGCCCAGATTTGCGGAGAAGGCCCCGAAGATCGTGAGCGCGAAGGTGAGCCCGAGGATGATCCAGCAGCCCAGGTAG
- the LOC116196119 gene encoding protein SODIUM POTASSIUM ROOT DEFECTIVE 1 → MANVVELKVGLHCDECIKKILKVIKNMEVDTYDVDTQLNKVMVTGNVTSEEVIRALHKIKKQATLWDGGQTN, encoded by the exons ATGGCCAAT GTGGTGGAACTGAAAGTGGGCCTCCATTGCGACGAATGCATCAAGAAGATCCTCAAGGTGATCAAGAACATGGAAG TCGATACATACGACGTGGATACTCAGCTCAACAAGGTCATGGTGACCGGGAATGTAACATCAGAGGAAGTCATCAGAGCTCTTCACAAGATCAAGAAGCAGGCTACCCTTTGGGACGGCGGTCAAACGAACTGA